A genomic region of Bdellovibrionales bacterium contains the following coding sequences:
- a CDS encoding putative sulfate/molybdate transporter: protein MFERTGQFNFRNLVTRNIFGSFADSAVLFPLLVLLGAKGTLSPFMLFLSAGLTYIFAGYFFRIPMPVQPLKSIAIAALAVGATGSEIRVSAAFLGIICLLLNLCHFDFLMERVPIRIVHQVQLGLGVLLLIQAWRTLGSGTEFVVVCAFVLGALFLFLPEWRGLPLMGLFAVAGMVYVGAHSIIHGNSLNVSLQKNTDELRPLIVLGLVLPQVALTFMNSVLGTRAAAKVYFPQSSGRVTLHSLLGFIGIGNILVAAVGGLPFCHGSGGLTAHVKGGSSKWWSNLVIGGFLLLLAAQSWVLGSANLEVPVVLVASLLFATGVHHFSLVRETALVNSGRLRLGLAFFLAFFTQNLLWVLVGALFLEAVEFILGFFGEKSPSQQNWK, encoded by the coding sequence ATGTTCGAGAGAACCGGACAATTTAATTTTCGAAATTTAGTGACTCGTAATATTTTTGGCTCCTTTGCGGATTCGGCCGTCCTCTTTCCTTTGCTTGTGCTCTTGGGAGCGAAGGGAACTCTCTCCCCTTTCATGCTTTTCTTGAGCGCAGGCTTGACTTACATTTTTGCGGGATATTTTTTTCGCATTCCGATGCCAGTTCAACCCCTCAAATCCATAGCGATTGCGGCACTCGCAGTGGGTGCCACGGGCTCAGAGATAAGGGTGAGTGCAGCTTTCTTGGGCATCATTTGCCTTTTGCTTAACTTGTGTCACTTTGATTTCCTTATGGAGCGTGTGCCCATTCGGATCGTTCATCAGGTTCAGCTGGGGCTTGGAGTCCTGCTCTTGATCCAGGCTTGGAGAACCTTGGGATCCGGAACTGAATTTGTTGTGGTTTGCGCATTTGTTTTGGGCGCGCTTTTTTTGTTCTTGCCCGAATGGAGAGGGCTTCCGTTGATGGGTCTTTTTGCTGTGGCAGGCATGGTCTATGTGGGGGCACACAGTATTATTCATGGTAATTCCTTGAATGTGAGTTTGCAAAAAAATACGGATGAGCTGCGTCCCTTGATTGTTTTAGGATTGGTACTTCCGCAAGTTGCCTTAACATTTATGAACTCCGTTCTTGGAACCAGGGCTGCTGCAAAAGTTTATTTTCCTCAGAGTTCAGGCCGAGTGACCCTGCACTCACTGCTTGGTTTTATTGGGATTGGAAATATTCTTGTCGCGGCAGTTGGGGGGCTTCCCTTTTGTCACGGAAGCGGAGGATTGACGGCGCACGTGAAGGGAGGCTCATCCAAGTGGTGGTCTAACTTAGTGATCGGTGGTTTTTTGCTTCTGCTTGCGGCCCAATCCTGGGTCTTGGGATCTGCAAATCTTGAGGTCCCGGTGGTTTTGGTAGCTTCTTTGTTGTTTGCAACTGGGGTTCATCATTTTTCACTGGTTCGTGAGACGGCATTAGTCAATTCGGGTCGTTTGCGACTTGGCCTTGCCTTTTTTTTAGCGTTCTTTACACAAAATTTATTATGGGTCTTGGTGGGAGCTCTATTTTTGGAAGCAGTAGAGTTCATTTTAGGATTTTTCGGAGAGAAATCGCCTTCCCAACAGAATTGGAAATAG
- a CDS encoding molybdopterin molybdotransferase MoeA yields the protein MIPYNEAVAVLEEIAFQSPSEEDECSLRLAAGRVLSREVVGFEDVPLFDNSAMDGFALASKETQGASKSNPLRFPVSTFLAAGDVLELNSQIDQMASIEIMTGAPLPKGKFDCVVRIEDVEVLVRNGEKEIVLQRPIRHLENIRLQGSDFRAGGKIAQKGEFIGAHHLMAFSSLGIDKVWTRKPLKVAVLATGKELIEIGQERTNSAQIWNSSGPLLMEALKELGCEGMDLGIVADDEPETFKSLLRQGLQEGVDLFLSTGAVSKGKHDFVVEALREVGARVHFHKAAIRPGKPICFAEFPDEKAAFFGLPGNPVSTVVGFRFFVAPYLRARLGLGMDRGVEASLERDAKKPEGLRCFYKGRAYLTSDNKIQVEILEGQASYVVSSLLSANCWVVLPEEGSSLLGGTRVQIFSLDYSFRKGILS from the coding sequence ATGATACCTTACAATGAAGCCGTCGCTGTTTTAGAGGAAATTGCATTTCAATCTCCCTCAGAGGAGGATGAGTGCTCACTTCGATTGGCCGCGGGGAGAGTTTTGAGTCGGGAGGTAGTGGGATTTGAAGATGTGCCACTTTTTGATAATTCTGCAATGGATGGATTTGCCTTAGCCTCAAAGGAGACTCAGGGGGCCTCCAAGAGCAATCCTCTTCGCTTTCCCGTATCCACTTTTTTAGCGGCAGGAGATGTCCTCGAACTAAATTCTCAAATTGATCAAATGGCATCTATTGAAATCATGACTGGGGCGCCTTTGCCTAAAGGGAAATTTGATTGTGTGGTGAGAATTGAGGATGTTGAGGTTCTTGTCAGAAACGGCGAAAAGGAAATTGTTCTCCAAAGGCCGATCCGTCACTTGGAAAATATTCGTTTGCAGGGGAGTGATTTTCGAGCGGGCGGCAAGATCGCTCAAAAAGGAGAATTCATCGGTGCCCATCATCTCATGGCCTTTTCCAGTTTGGGCATAGATAAAGTTTGGACAAGGAAACCCCTCAAGGTCGCAGTTCTGGCGACGGGCAAAGAATTGATAGAGATTGGCCAGGAGCGCACAAATTCTGCTCAAATATGGAATTCATCCGGTCCTTTGCTCATGGAGGCATTGAAGGAATTGGGTTGTGAAGGGATGGACCTGGGAATTGTGGCCGATGATGAACCTGAAACATTCAAGTCCCTATTGAGACAGGGTCTGCAGGAGGGTGTAGACTTATTTCTCAGCACGGGAGCCGTTTCAAAGGGTAAACATGATTTTGTGGTCGAAGCGCTCAGAGAAGTGGGGGCAAGAGTTCATTTTCACAAGGCTGCGATTCGACCCGGAAAGCCGATATGCTTTGCTGAATTTCCAGACGAGAAGGCAGCATTCTTTGGATTGCCCGGAAATCCAGTTTCTACAGTTGTGGGTTTTCGCTTTTTTGTTGCGCCTTATCTTCGTGCTCGTCTTGGATTGGGTATGGACAGAGGAGTGGAAGCAAGCTTAGAGAGGGATGCAAAAAAGCCAGAGGGATTGAGATGTTTTTACAAGGGGCGTGCTTACCTTACTTCTGATAACAAAATTCAGGTAGAGATTTTGGAAGGGCAAGCCTCTTACGTTGTGAGTAGTCTCCTTTCTGCTAACTGCTGGGTGGTGCTTCCTGAGGAAGGGTCTTCACTTTTGGGTGGGACTCGGGTACAAATTTTTTCGCTGGATTATTCATTTAGGAAGGGAATCTTGTCATGA
- a CDS encoding molybdenum cofactor biosynthesis protein MoaE: MIMMSEPILCKITEGAICEGEVFHFVKTPQHGGMNFFFGAVRDFNGGKNVVAVSYDAFEPLAEQVFREIAGEARLKWGDELRIYIVHRVGKLLCGDTSVGIGVSSRHRDESYQASRYVIENIKHRAPIWKKEFYENGETEWLKGHALCQRTHGHSRALDLR, encoded by the coding sequence ATGATAATGATGTCTGAGCCTATTTTATGTAAGATTACAGAAGGGGCAATTTGTGAAGGCGAAGTCTTTCACTTTGTAAAGACACCTCAGCATGGGGGAATGAATTTCTTTTTTGGTGCTGTTCGGGATTTTAACGGTGGGAAAAATGTCGTTGCAGTTAGTTATGATGCATTTGAACCACTCGCTGAGCAGGTTTTTCGGGAAATTGCGGGAGAGGCGCGCCTGAAGTGGGGAGACGAGCTTCGTATTTATATTGTGCATCGTGTGGGAAAATTGCTTTGCGGAGATACCAGTGTTGGAATCGGTGTGAGTTCGCGACACCGCGATGAGTCTTATCAAGCTTCCCGTTATGTTATTGAGAATATCAAGCACCGAGCTCCAATATGGAAAAAGGAATTTTATGAAAATGGTGAAACAGAATGGTTGAAGGGTCACGCCTTGTGCCAGCGTACCCACGGACACAGTCGAGCGCTAGACCTTCGATGA
- the moaA gene encoding GTP 3',8-cyclase MoaA, whose product MEKLRVTDSFSRQFRYLRLSVTDICNFRCTYCLPDGYQKSHEIREDEMTVREIRNLCEGFNLLGFEKIRLTGGEPTLRKDLIEIVSAVSDLSNLKILALSTNGHNLDKLARPLREAGVNALNVSLDSLDPLRFRAVTGSGRFDSVMKGIESALESGYDSIKVNAVMLRGITELDISAFIEWVRTRPISVRFIELMRTGRNLELFEKRHFSGSELQLILDQSGWKAVERRSLAGPAVEFCHPDYLGRIGLIAPYSKDFCNTCNRLRVSSRGGLRLCLFGESDYSLRPYLNQDGSANLVAEAVRSVIQKKPSSHFLEQGKYGNTWNLASIGG is encoded by the coding sequence ATGGAAAAGTTACGGGTAACGGATTCATTTTCTAGACAGTTTCGGTATTTGCGACTTTCGGTCACGGACATATGTAATTTTCGCTGCACATATTGTTTGCCTGATGGATACCAGAAGTCCCATGAGATTCGCGAAGATGAGATGACAGTCAGAGAGATTCGAAATCTCTGTGAAGGTTTTAATCTCTTGGGTTTTGAAAAAATCCGCCTGACGGGTGGCGAACCAACTCTTCGAAAAGACCTTATCGAAATCGTGTCTGCTGTTTCTGATCTGTCCAATTTAAAAATTTTGGCTCTCTCCACGAATGGTCACAATCTTGACAAACTGGCGCGACCGCTTCGTGAGGCTGGGGTCAATGCGCTAAATGTGAGTCTTGATAGCTTGGATCCACTTCGTTTCAGAGCGGTGACGGGCAGTGGGCGTTTTGATTCAGTGATGAAAGGAATCGAGTCAGCTCTTGAGAGCGGATATGATTCGATCAAAGTCAACGCGGTGATGCTTCGGGGAATTACCGAGTTGGATATTTCGGCTTTTATTGAATGGGTCAGGACGAGACCCATTTCTGTTCGATTCATTGAGCTGATGCGCACAGGTCGCAATCTTGAATTGTTTGAGAAAAGGCATTTTAGCGGATCGGAGCTGCAGTTGATCTTGGACCAAAGTGGCTGGAAAGCCGTCGAGCGCAGGAGTTTGGCGGGACCTGCTGTTGAATTTTGTCATCCAGATTATCTGGGTCGCATTGGTTTGATCGCTCCTTACTCTAAGGATTTTTGCAATACTTGCAATCGACTGCGGGTCTCGTCCCGCGGGGGTTTGCGATTGTGTCTTTTCGGCGAAAGTGATTATTCACTTCGGCCCTACTTGAATCAAGACGGCTCTGCAAATCTTGTGGCAGAGGCAGTGAGGTCCGTGATTCAAAAGAAACCTTCTTCTCATTTTTTAGAGCAGGGAAAATATGGAAATACATGGAACCTCGCCTCAATTGGTGGCTAA
- a CDS encoding 4Fe-4S dicluster domain-containing protein, with protein sequence MAKVKNWQINREMEYPYEEHRPKRQWSIVFDLNKCIACQTCSLACKTTWTSGKGQEYMFWNNVETKPYGSYPLAWDVRVLEQLGQQEWKKKEPYYGKTIFEAAQPEEVAAHFAPKDEDWMYPNMGEDDCAGTVVGGDHISMPHNKWFFYLPRTCAHCTYPACLAACPRKAIYKREEDGIVLIDQSRCKGYGECVRACPYKKSMYNTYTRVSEKCVGCYPAVEQGYQPMCVQNCIGKIRIMGFINPPWKARDDNPVDYLVHKKGIALPYYPQLGLEPNIYYIPPIHADRNYLTQMFGPNVETAINNYQSLREDPVAQGLLVLMGSSDRILHRFDVVKGWATGYDEKGDKIVSVPVNEALIERPAFDEARGLIRGNTP encoded by the coding sequence ATGGCAAAGGTGAAGAACTGGCAAATTAATCGAGAAATGGAATATCCTTACGAGGAACACCGTCCAAAGCGTCAGTGGTCCATCGTTTTCGACTTGAACAAATGTATTGCCTGTCAGACTTGTTCCCTCGCTTGCAAGACAACCTGGACGAGCGGCAAGGGTCAGGAATATATGTTTTGGAACAACGTGGAGACAAAGCCTTACGGGTCCTATCCATTGGCATGGGATGTTCGGGTTTTAGAGCAGCTCGGGCAACAGGAATGGAAAAAGAAAGAACCCTACTACGGAAAGACTATTTTTGAGGCGGCACAACCTGAAGAAGTCGCCGCTCACTTTGCCCCAAAGGATGAAGATTGGATGTATCCGAATATGGGCGAAGATGATTGCGCTGGAACAGTTGTCGGCGGGGATCATATTTCAATGCCTCACAACAAATGGTTCTTTTATCTCCCCCGGACCTGTGCTCATTGTACCTATCCGGCTTGTTTGGCGGCCTGTCCCAGAAAAGCGATTTACAAGCGGGAAGAAGATGGCATTGTGCTTATCGATCAGTCCAGATGCAAAGGCTACGGCGAATGCGTGAGGGCCTGCCCTTACAAGAAGTCAATGTACAACACCTACACGCGGGTCAGTGAAAAGTGCGTTGGCTGTTATCCTGCTGTTGAGCAAGGTTATCAACCGATGTGTGTGCAAAATTGCATTGGTAAAATTCGGATTATGGGTTTTATAAATCCTCCTTGGAAAGCTCGAGACGATAACCCGGTCGATTATTTGGTTCATAAGAAGGGCATCGCTTTGCCGTATTACCCTCAGTTGGGACTTGAACCAAATATTTACTATATTCCGCCCATTCACGCCGATCGAAATTATTTAACTCAAATGTTTGGACCAAATGTAGAAACGGCAATTAACAACTATCAGTCCTTGAGAGAAGATCCTGTTGCTCAAGGGCTTTTGGTGCTGATGGGTAGCAGTGATCGCATACTTCATCGCTTTGACGTCGTAAAAGGATGGGCGACCGGTTATGACGAGAAAGGCGATAAGATTGTGAGCGTTCCAGTTAATGAGGCTTTAATTGAGCGTCCGGCGTTTGATGAAGCTAGGGGATTAATTCGAGGAAATACTCCTTAG
- a CDS encoding molecular chaperone TorD family protein — MNNNENTLRISEFVLASLLTSYPDDGFAQDVGLVLDQEPEIVTSLLRQRVCDIMQSEEKIDDLRSEYLALFDSGRGIAPLYETEYGRQRALFKANELAAISGFYHAFGFELGGEDCLREMADHISVELEFYALLLMKQSSLEEIGDSEGVEIVSSARKKFLRDHVGRFVPSILERPGVSESETYGEIFRFCDQLLRTECSDLGVSPEKATWIEGEQGDAEVTCGVEAGCAK; from the coding sequence ATGAATAACAATGAAAACACATTGAGAATATCCGAGTTTGTTCTCGCCTCTTTATTGACCTCTTATCCAGACGACGGCTTTGCTCAGGATGTTGGGCTTGTTTTGGATCAAGAGCCTGAGATTGTAACAAGTCTCTTGCGACAGCGAGTATGTGATATTATGCAGAGCGAGGAGAAAATAGATGATCTTCGTTCGGAGTATTTGGCCCTGTTTGATAGTGGTCGAGGCATTGCACCTCTTTATGAGACTGAGTATGGGAGACAGCGAGCTCTTTTTAAGGCCAATGAGTTGGCGGCCATATCTGGCTTTTACCATGCCTTTGGATTTGAGTTGGGTGGTGAAGACTGTCTGAGAGAAATGGCTGATCATATTTCTGTGGAGCTGGAGTTCTACGCTCTCCTACTCATGAAGCAAAGTAGTCTTGAGGAAATTGGCGACAGCGAAGGAGTCGAAATTGTTTCTTCGGCTCGCAAGAAGTTTTTGCGTGATCATGTGGGCAGGTTTGTTCCCTCGATTTTGGAGCGACCCGGCGTTAGCGAGAGCGAAACATACGGAGAGATTTTTCGATTTTGTGATCAATTGCTGCGGACCGAATGCTCGGACCTTGGAGTTTCCCCAGAGAAGGCGACTTGGATTGAAGGGGAGCAGGGTGACGCCGAAGTGACTTGCGGAGTTGAAGCGGGCTGTGCTAAGTAG
- a CDS encoding bifunctional molybdenum cofactor biosynthesis protein MoaC/MoaB, producing MEIHGTSPQLVANFKMIDVGQKVDTRRRALASGHFFACKETIRQIVERKIPKGDAIALAEVAGIQAAKNTSSLLPLCHPLPLHSVRVWTELKEDSITVFCEAITTGKTGVEMEALTGVSTALLCIYDLTKVIDPVLRIGNIQLELKEGGKSGLWENPHRNQSRDIPEISQSTAVIPPTSLSSPSQDLGQLSVCLLTVSDRCSRGEAEDKSGPAMQDWFGTRGAEILDCSIVPDDVGEIEAIIENWMINERPELIISSGGTGLAPRDVTPDALLRLKDRFRGREISGVGELLRSSGSLKTVMSWMSRSLGLQIRDSIVIALPGSPKAVREGLDALAPLLAHMIHIQKGGDHVRENRTI from the coding sequence ATGGAAATACATGGAACCTCGCCTCAATTGGTGGCTAATTTCAAAATGATTGATGTGGGACAGAAAGTGGATACTCGTCGACGTGCGCTGGCGAGTGGCCATTTTTTTGCGTGCAAAGAAACCATTCGACAAATTGTTGAAAGGAAAATTCCAAAGGGAGATGCCATCGCCTTGGCTGAGGTCGCGGGCATTCAGGCAGCAAAAAATACCTCCTCTCTTTTGCCGCTTTGCCATCCTTTGCCACTTCATTCCGTTCGGGTTTGGACTGAGCTTAAAGAGGACTCGATCACTGTTTTTTGTGAGGCCATTACCACGGGAAAAACGGGTGTGGAGATGGAGGCGCTCACGGGTGTGAGTACGGCGCTCTTATGTATTTATGATTTAACCAAAGTCATTGATCCCGTCCTTCGTATCGGGAATATTCAATTGGAATTAAAGGAAGGAGGAAAATCGGGATTGTGGGAAAACCCTCATCGCAATCAGTCCCGGGACATACCTGAGATTTCCCAATCGACCGCAGTTATTCCTCCCACTTCACTCTCCTCTCCCTCTCAAGATCTTGGTCAATTGAGTGTGTGTTTACTGACAGTCAGTGATCGTTGCTCACGGGGAGAAGCCGAGGACAAGTCTGGTCCAGCGATGCAGGATTGGTTTGGCACAAGAGGAGCAGAAATTTTGGATTGCTCGATCGTTCCAGATGATGTCGGTGAAATTGAAGCGATCATTGAGAATTGGATGATAAATGAACGTCCTGAATTGATTATCAGCAGTGGAGGAACGGGGCTCGCGCCGAGAGATGTGACTCCTGATGCTTTGCTTCGATTGAAGGATCGTTTTCGGGGTAGAGAGATTTCTGGAGTGGGAGAATTGTTGCGCTCATCGGGCTCTCTGAAGACTGTCATGTCTTGGATGAGTCGCTCGCTGGGTTTACAAATTCGAGATTCAATTGTCATCGCTCTTCCAGGAAGTCCAAAAGCCGTTCGAGAGGGATTGGATGCTCTCGCTCCACTTTTGGCGCATATGATTCACATTCAAAAAGGTGGAGATCATGTTCGAGAGAACCGGACAATTTAA